One window of Deltaproteobacteria bacterium genomic DNA carries:
- a CDS encoding DUF2568 domain-containing protein yields MIEPPRVPPGQLVIRFGLEVGTLVAVGALAAHLAHQVLGGSDGQARFGVPLGAIWIFAWLAALLAAGLLAVLWTVFAVLGDPSRSGRAPVPVPGWFRLGLELAIFAAGALSLAVLGERWLLAIDLLALVVHHAGTLPRLRWLLRQP; encoded by the coding sequence ATGATCGAGCCGCCGCGCGTCCCGCCGGGTCAGCTCGTGATCCGCTTCGGGCTCGAGGTGGGCACGCTCGTCGCCGTGGGCGCGCTCGCGGCGCACCTCGCGCATCAAGTCCTCGGCGGTTCGGATGGCCAGGCGCGCTTCGGCGTGCCGCTCGGGGCGATCTGGATCTTTGCCTGGCTCGCGGCGCTCCTCGCCGCGGGGCTGCTCGCGGTGCTGTGGACGGTGTTCGCGGTGCTGGGCGATCCCAGCCGCTCCGGTCGCGCGCCGGTGCCCGTGCCCGGCTGGTTCCGACTCGGGCTCGAGCTCGCCATCTTCGCCGCGGGCGCGCTCTCACTGGCGGTGCTGGGCGAGCGCTGGCTGCTGGCGATCGACCTCCTGGCGCTCGTCGTCCACCACGCGGGGACGCTGCCGCGGCTGCGCTGGCTGCTGCGTCAGCCCTGA
- a CDS encoding DUF72 domain-containing protein, which translates to MKTPSSAPELAAVSDEVCAIATALPKNLRFGTMTWTYPGWIGPLYATGTSPKQLVSQALPAYARHPLFRAVEFERTFHARMSAADFATFAAQVPDDFRFSAKAHQDCTLPVLPRRGPNKRFLDASYAADQVVAPFVEGLGDKAGPLVFQFRPMTIDAPERFPERLHDFLRKLPRGPRYAVELRNPELLSDAYGEALVDSGALHCYAAWGTMPGVREQLSQLPEATRSTLVIRWLTRPGDSDDAASDRYDPFDKLVEPDEATRAALASVLAEAARDGRETYAIASNKAEGCAPLSAIALAKQVVEISSTRDSA; encoded by the coding sequence GTGAAGACCCCATCGTCAGCGCCGGAGCTCGCGGCGGTCAGCGATGAGGTTTGTGCGATCGCGACCGCGCTCCCCAAGAACCTGCGCTTCGGGACGATGACCTGGACGTATCCGGGTTGGATCGGTCCGCTCTATGCGACGGGAACGAGCCCGAAGCAGCTGGTGAGCCAGGCGCTGCCGGCGTACGCGCGGCATCCGCTCTTTCGAGCGGTGGAGTTCGAGCGGACGTTCCACGCGCGCATGTCGGCTGCGGACTTCGCGACGTTCGCGGCGCAGGTGCCCGACGACTTCCGATTCAGCGCCAAGGCCCATCAAGACTGCACGTTGCCCGTCTTGCCTCGACGCGGTCCGAACAAGCGCTTCCTCGATGCGTCGTACGCAGCGGATCAAGTCGTGGCGCCGTTCGTCGAGGGCCTGGGCGACAAGGCGGGTCCGCTCGTGTTCCAGTTCCGGCCGATGACGATCGACGCGCCGGAGCGCTTTCCTGAGCGGCTTCACGACTTCTTGCGAAAGCTGCCGCGCGGGCCGCGCTACGCGGTCGAGCTCCGGAATCCGGAGCTTCTGAGCGACGCCTACGGCGAGGCGCTGGTCGATTCTGGCGCACTCCATTGCTACGCCGCGTGGGGAACGATGCCCGGCGTCCGCGAGCAGCTGTCGCAATTGCCCGAAGCCACGCGGAGCACGCTCGTCATCCGTTGGCTTACCCGTCCCGGCGACTCGGACGACGCCGCGAGCGACCGGTACGATCCGTTCGACAAGCTCGTCGAGCCGGATGAAGCGACGCGCGCCGCGCTCGCGAGCGTCCTCGCCGAGGCCGCCCGCGACGGACGCGAGACCTACGCCATCGCCAGCAACAAGGCCGAAGGCTGCGCGCCCTTGAGCGCGATCGCGCTCGCGAAGCAGGTCGTGGAGATTTCGAGCACCCGGGATTCTGCGTGA
- a CDS encoding PAS domain-containing protein, with translation MKVRFDSLPVAAMLAADDRVIAVNKPFENLVGVSAAELVGKTAQEVIQRFIPASDLPLVYQMVMGVREGSTPVGDLWCRIIDGQGRGRAVRIVWQPKGEDEAAAVYLLEADDSDTTRVTAEALARAGGDLVGCKDEQEVLEHAVAAVAARGFTTTALLLREGDPLLAYGPSRAAGALGVPTSSPDARIQARPPREVLALFNPRFHERRAAYFQNGKRLVDGAFSEVVADNLKRMLPGQRMVQAPLFVDNQPYGALVVTSDALTPSLAGTLEMFAELVARAIESVRARASALARLRELEQLQNALVQRERLAALGEAAAVMAHEVRNPISAILNAMVLLRRAPEGEHAPKLFEVIAEESARLERVVRDLLDLGRPLSPSRRSVAPRACVEESLRVIAQRELGRVEIRFVNQGPDITIQVDPHLLEMALVNVITNAVQASPPGAEVEVSVEARDGQCFICVDDAGPGFGAADVERLFQPFFTTRPTGTGIGLAVVRRAVEANLGTISLCASASGGARVCLAFPLEDREAVAQGSA, from the coding sequence ATGAAAGTCCGCTTCGACTCTCTGCCGGTGGCCGCCATGCTCGCGGCCGACGATCGGGTCATCGCCGTCAACAAGCCCTTCGAGAACCTGGTGGGCGTGAGCGCCGCCGAGCTGGTGGGCAAGACCGCGCAAGAGGTCATCCAGCGCTTCATCCCCGCCTCCGACCTGCCGCTCGTGTACCAGATGGTGATGGGCGTGCGAGAAGGCTCGACGCCCGTCGGCGATCTCTGGTGCCGCATCATCGACGGCCAGGGCCGCGGGCGCGCGGTGCGCATCGTGTGGCAGCCCAAGGGCGAGGACGAAGCCGCCGCGGTCTACCTGCTCGAGGCCGACGACAGCGACACCACCCGCGTCACCGCCGAGGCGCTCGCGCGCGCCGGCGGCGACCTGGTGGGCTGCAAGGACGAGCAGGAGGTGCTCGAGCACGCCGTGGCCGCGGTGGCCGCGCGCGGCTTCACCACCACCGCGCTCCTCTTGCGCGAGGGTGACCCTCTGCTCGCGTACGGCCCCTCTCGCGCGGCGGGGGCGTTGGGTGTGCCCACCTCCTCGCCGGACGCGCGCATCCAGGCCCGGCCTCCGCGCGAGGTGCTGGCCTTGTTCAACCCGCGCTTTCACGAGCGGCGGGCGGCGTATTTCCAGAACGGCAAGCGCCTCGTGGACGGGGCGTTCTCCGAGGTCGTGGCCGACAACCTCAAGCGCATGCTCCCCGGCCAGCGCATGGTGCAGGCGCCGCTCTTCGTGGACAACCAGCCCTACGGCGCGCTGGTGGTCACCAGCGACGCGCTCACGCCTTCGCTCGCCGGCACGCTGGAGATGTTCGCGGAGCTGGTCGCCCGCGCCATCGAGAGCGTGCGCGCGCGGGCGAGCGCGTTGGCCCGGCTTCGCGAGCTCGAGCAGCTCCAGAACGCGCTGGTGCAGCGCGAAAGGCTCGCGGCCCTGGGCGAGGCCGCCGCGGTCATGGCCCACGAGGTGCGAAACCCGATCTCCGCGATCCTGAACGCGATGGTGCTGCTGCGCCGCGCGCCCGAGGGCGAGCACGCGCCCAAGCTCTTCGAGGTCATCGCCGAGGAGTCGGCGCGGCTGGAGCGCGTGGTGCGCGACCTGCTGGATCTCGGTCGGCCGCTCTCGCCGAGCCGTCGTTCGGTGGCGCCGCGTGCGTGCGTGGAGGAGAGCCTGCGCGTGATTGCCCAGCGCGAGCTGGGGCGGGTGGAGATCCGCTTCGTGAACCAGGGGCCGGACATCACCATCCAGGTCGATCCCCATCTCCTCGAGATGGCGCTGGTGAACGTGATCACCAACGCCGTGCAGGCCTCTCCCCCGGGCGCCGAAGTGGAGGTCTCGGTCGAGGCGCGCGATGGACAGTGCTTCATCTGCGTGGACGACGCGGGGCCGGGCTTCGGGGCTGCCGACGTGGAGCGCCTCTTCCAGCCGTTCTTCACCACCCGGCCCACCGGCACCGGGATCGGGCTCGCGGTGGTGCGTCGCGCGGTGGAGGCCAACCTCGGGACGATCAGCCTCTGTGCGAGCGCCTCGGGCGGCGCGCGGGTGTGCCTGGCGTTCCCGCTCGAGGACCGGGAGGCCGTGGCCCAGGGCAGCGCTTGA
- a CDS encoding isoprenylcysteine carboxylmethyltransferase family protein — protein MNPHLGMLLHVLAFSFWSSFWPRRFVKARLEPVTGWVAYRFFYVVGTVFLLGASVVYLAQRSPDGIVLWDLHSRAWFRPMIEVLFGLCVFFLYAAVPMGPSFFGLAKPPPKFFVLQSGIYRITRHPLYVAVFLMLVAKLLVFGTTVALIWSAGLFAYNVLGAMFLETPSARKHFGPEFDEYRARVHWFPFLSILRGKEKLVPSEFSGRGLAVLAGMYLALLVGHPLLVRLTYGLPRLGNVSQWVADHRSGRTSPEQSEMSAAEAPSRPVVEAPRSAVARSATLDVQTVARE, from the coding sequence ATGAACCCGCACCTCGGGATGCTCCTGCACGTGCTCGCGTTCTCGTTCTGGTCCAGCTTCTGGCCCAGGCGGTTCGTGAAGGCGCGCCTGGAACCCGTGACAGGCTGGGTCGCGTACCGCTTCTTCTACGTGGTGGGGACGGTGTTCCTGCTGGGCGCGTCGGTGGTGTACCTGGCGCAGCGCAGCCCCGACGGCATCGTGCTCTGGGACCTCCACAGCCGCGCGTGGTTCCGGCCGATGATCGAGGTGCTGTTCGGCCTGTGCGTGTTCTTCCTCTACGCCGCCGTGCCCATGGGGCCGTCGTTCTTCGGGCTGGCCAAACCGCCGCCGAAGTTCTTCGTACTCCAGAGCGGCATCTATCGAATCACCCGGCACCCGCTCTACGTGGCCGTGTTCCTGATGCTGGTCGCGAAGCTGCTCGTGTTCGGCACGACGGTGGCGCTGATCTGGTCGGCGGGGCTCTTCGCGTACAACGTGCTCGGGGCCATGTTCCTGGAGACGCCGAGCGCCCGAAAGCACTTCGGGCCCGAGTTCGACGAGTACCGGGCGCGCGTGCACTGGTTCCCGTTTCTGTCGATCCTTCGCGGCAAGGAGAAGCTCGTGCCGAGCGAGTTCTCGGGTCGCGGGCTGGCGGTGCTCGCAGGGATGTATCTCGCGCTGCTCGTGGGACATCCGCTGCTGGTGCGGCTCACGTACGGGCTTCCACGCCTGGGCAACGTGAGCCAGTGGGTCGCGGACCATCGATCGGGTCGGACCTCGCCCGAGCAGTCCGAGATGTCCGCCGCCGAGGCGCCGAGTCGCCCGGTGGTCGAGGCGCCGCGGTCTGCGGTGGCGCGGTCGGCGACGCTCGACGTGCAGACCGTCGCGCGCGAGTGA
- a CDS encoding YXWGXW repeat-containing protein, with protein MLSLLGGCYRGAFFLPCLCGAAAATAVIVSATAPPPPRVVYAPPPRPGYVWQPGYWTLQNGNWVWIEGQWVPARPGDAWLPSRWVQQPDGTWKLIPGQWIPAGQPPPPPPQPPPPPGY; from the coding sequence ATGCTCTCGCTGCTCGGTGGTTGCTACCGAGGCGCGTTCTTCCTTCCCTGCCTCTGCGGCGCGGCTGCGGCCACTGCGGTCATCGTCAGCGCCACCGCCCCGCCGCCCCCGCGCGTGGTGTACGCGCCACCGCCACGACCGGGGTACGTCTGGCAGCCCGGGTACTGGACACTACAAAACGGCAACTGGGTCTGGATCGAAGGGCAGTGGGTCCCGGCGCGTCCGGGCGACGCCTGGTTGCCGTCGCGTTGGGTTCAGCAGCCCGACGGAACGTGGAAGTTGATCCCCGGCCAGTGGATTCCCGCGGGACAGCCGCCGCCCCCTCCGCCTCAGCCGCCGCCTCCGCCAGGCTATTGA
- a CDS encoding HlyD family efflux transporter periplasmic adaptor subunit translates to MKDALSPQDVVPALRADLELGDPVPGRGEGDIRLSHPQTGKALVLKGVEVSVARMLDGRRTADDVINAAAKIGIPMKLQGLNGFIHKLEREGLLVEAPAPRPDGISTWEPRAEWSVEVRTLFQAALRAARAEDFASARSRLEQLLAISPDTAEAKGLLQWVMQRLFPDVHADGPQQKFSDFFAEVERSWFAEGERRSEANANASVEPTDVDLSDVDGFTVHTSGGPGKGLLVGVGAMVLLGVMLFPLPHTATTTFQLAPRSVTPVTIAHPGTLATLSVGVGQWVAKGAVLASWDTAAAKQTAATLEAKLTAASKGGKPSAAQLKQLPKAKAKLAKAKLMAKVATSKADKLKAKLKGKSNAALVKLQKSQAAAEAAVASAQKEVDSLSGQGASAPADVASMTAALALAKTQSTEPPLTAPADGTVLDLTAKAGQALAAGATFAKLEDSHTLKVTIDVPKGEELAVGSTVQLDLPSPVKVTIDKVDGATAEAELPNPNGALKSGTKGSASFSGSSKSLLGRL, encoded by the coding sequence ATGAAGGACGCGCTCTCTCCCCAAGACGTGGTTCCTGCGCTGCGCGCGGATCTCGAGCTCGGCGATCCCGTGCCGGGTCGCGGCGAGGGCGACATCCGGCTCTCCCATCCGCAGACGGGCAAGGCGCTGGTGCTCAAAGGGGTGGAGGTGTCGGTGGCGCGCATGCTCGACGGCCGCCGCACGGCCGACGACGTCATCAACGCCGCCGCGAAGATCGGCATCCCCATGAAGCTGCAGGGGCTGAACGGCTTCATCCACAAGCTCGAGCGCGAAGGGCTGCTGGTCGAGGCGCCCGCGCCGCGGCCCGACGGCATCAGCACCTGGGAGCCGCGCGCCGAGTGGAGCGTGGAGGTGCGCACGTTGTTCCAGGCCGCGCTGCGTGCGGCCCGCGCCGAAGACTTCGCCTCCGCGCGCTCGAGGCTCGAGCAGCTCCTGGCGATCTCGCCGGACACCGCGGAGGCCAAGGGGCTCCTCCAGTGGGTGATGCAGCGGCTCTTCCCTGACGTGCACGCCGACGGGCCCCAACAAAAGTTCAGCGACTTCTTCGCCGAGGTGGAGCGCTCCTGGTTCGCCGAGGGCGAGCGGCGCTCCGAGGCGAACGCGAATGCCAGCGTCGAGCCCACCGACGTGGATCTCTCCGACGTCGACGGCTTCACCGTGCACACCTCGGGCGGTCCGGGAAAAGGCCTGCTCGTCGGCGTCGGCGCGATGGTGCTGCTGGGCGTGATGCTCTTTCCCTTGCCGCACACGGCCACGACCACCTTCCAGCTCGCGCCGCGCTCGGTGACGCCGGTGACCATCGCGCACCCGGGCACGCTGGCCACGCTGTCCGTGGGCGTGGGCCAGTGGGTGGCCAAGGGCGCGGTGCTCGCGAGCTGGGACACCGCCGCGGCCAAGCAGACCGCGGCCACGCTGGAGGCCAAGCTCACCGCCGCGAGCAAGGGCGGCAAGCCCAGCGCCGCGCAGCTCAAGCAGCTCCCCAAGGCGAAGGCCAAGCTCGCGAAGGCGAAGCTCATGGCCAAGGTGGCGACGTCGAAGGCCGACAAGCTCAAGGCCAAGCTCAAGGGCAAGAGCAACGCCGCGCTGGTGAAGCTCCAGAAGAGCCAGGCCGCTGCCGAGGCGGCGGTCGCGTCGGCGCAGAAGGAGGTCGATTCGCTCTCCGGTCAGGGCGCGTCCGCGCCGGCCGATGTGGCTTCGATGACCGCCGCCCTCGCGCTCGCGAAGACCCAGTCCACCGAGCCGCCGCTCACCGCGCCCGCCGACGGCACGGTGCTCGATCTCACCGCCAAGGCAGGCCAGGCGCTCGCGGCCGGCGCGACGTTCGCCAAGCTCGAGGACTCGCACACGCTCAAGGTCACCATCGACGTTCCCAAGGGCGAAGAGCTGGCGGTGGGCTCGACGGTGCAGCTGGATCTGCCGTCGCCGGTCAAGGTGACCATCGACAAGGTCGACGGCGCCACGGCCGAGGCCGAGCTGCCGAACCCCAACGGCGCGCTCAAGTCGGGCACGAAGGGTTCGGCGAGCTTTTCGGGGAGCTCGAAGTCGCTGCTCGGGCGGCTGTAG
- a CDS encoding GFA family protein — translation MASRTGSCACGAVTYRLTSAPLFVHCCHCLLCQKQTGSAFAINALIEASRVRVTKGKAKLEAIAMPTLSEYPHDIYRCRECKVALWSDYARRKVMLFVRVATLDEPHAIQPDVHIFTRSKVPWVKLPKSARAFEVYYDRHKEWPKASLARREKLLGQGR, via the coding sequence ATGGCCTCGCGAACCGGATCCTGTGCCTGCGGCGCCGTGACCTACCGGCTCACCTCTGCGCCCTTGTTCGTTCACTGCTGTCACTGCCTGCTCTGTCAGAAGCAGACGGGCAGTGCCTTCGCGATCAACGCGCTCATCGAAGCGAGCCGGGTGCGTGTCACGAAGGGCAAGGCGAAGCTGGAGGCCATCGCCATGCCCACGCTGAGCGAGTATCCGCACGACATCTACCGATGCCGCGAGTGCAAGGTGGCGCTCTGGAGCGACTACGCGCGTCGCAAGGTGATGCTCTTCGTGCGCGTCGCCACGCTGGACGAACCGCACGCCATCCAGCCCGACGTGCACATCTTCACGCGCTCCAAGGTCCCCTGGGTAAAGCTGCCCAAGAGCGCTCGCGCGTTCGAGGTCTACTACGACCGCCACAAGGAGTGGCCGAAGGCGAGCCTCGCGCGGCGCGAGAAGCTCCTCGGCCAGGGCCGCTGA
- the tuf gene encoding elongation factor Tu produces MKTHVNVGTIGHVDHGKTTLTAALTQVMAKRHGGTGLAFDEIDRAPEEKLRGITITIKHVEYESATRHYAHIDCPGHADYVKNMITGASQMDGAVLLVDGSQGPQPQTVEHVLLAKQVGVQHLVVFVNKVDVADPELLSLVELETAELLEKHGYHGVPFVKGSALLALKAAQAGRMDDPAVACIDALVAALDTHVPEPVRDYGSPFLMPVEDVFVIGGRGTVVTGRVQRGVLRPGATVEIVGMGDGREVVVTSIEAFHRLVDEARAGENVGLLLRGVKREEVARGMLVSAVGAIQAHAEGTAELYVLSEKEGGRHTPFGAGYKPQFFFGTTDVTGIIEVDGHVDPGSRVQVGFKLHRPVGVEPGMRFALREGGRTVGAGVVTGVR; encoded by the coding sequence GTGAAGACGCACGTGAACGTCGGCACCATCGGTCACGTCGACCACGGCAAGACCACGCTGACCGCCGCCCTCACCCAGGTGATGGCCAAGCGGCACGGCGGCACTGGCCTCGCCTTCGACGAGATCGACCGCGCCCCCGAGGAGAAGCTCCGGGGCATCACCATCACCATCAAGCACGTGGAGTACGAGTCGGCGACGCGGCACTACGCCCACATCGACTGCCCGGGCCACGCCGACTACGTGAAGAACATGATCACCGGCGCCTCGCAGATGGACGGTGCGGTGCTGCTCGTCGACGGCTCGCAGGGCCCCCAGCCCCAGACCGTCGAGCACGTGCTCCTCGCCAAGCAGGTGGGCGTGCAGCACCTGGTGGTGTTCGTGAACAAGGTGGACGTCGCCGATCCCGAGCTGCTGTCGCTCGTGGAGCTGGAGACGGCCGAGCTGCTCGAGAAGCACGGCTACCACGGCGTGCCGTTCGTGAAGGGCTCGGCGCTGCTGGCGCTGAAGGCCGCCCAGGCGGGTCGGATGGACGACCCCGCGGTGGCCTGCATCGACGCGCTGGTGGCCGCCCTGGACACCCACGTGCCCGAGCCGGTGCGTGACTACGGCTCGCCGTTCCTGATGCCGGTGGAGGACGTGTTCGTCATCGGCGGTCGGGGCACGGTGGTCACCGGGCGCGTGCAGCGCGGCGTGCTCCGTCCCGGCGCCACGGTGGAGATCGTGGGCATGGGCGACGGCCGCGAGGTGGTGGTGACCAGCATCGAGGCCTTCCACCGCCTCGTGGACGAGGCGCGCGCCGGTGAGAACGTGGGTCTGCTCCTCCGCGGCGTGAAGCGCGAGGAGGTGGCCCGCGGCATGCTCGTTAGCGCGGTGGGCGCCATCCAGGCCCACGCGGAGGGCACGGCGGAGCTGTACGTGCTCTCGGAGAAGGAGGGCGGCCGGCACACGCCGTTCGGCGCGGGCTACAAGCCGCAGTTCTTCTTCGGCACCACCGACGTCACCGGAATCATCGAGGTGGACGGCCACGTCGACCCGGGCAGCCGGGTGCAGGTCGGGTTCAAGCTGCACCGGCCTGTGGGCGTGGAGCCGGGCATGCGGTTCGCCCTCCGTGAGGGCGGTCGCACCGTCGGCGCGGGTGTGGTGACAGGCGTGCGTTGA
- a CDS encoding 30S ribosomal protein S1, which produces MSDTPTTPTTSPTLEGSIVPATVVRVDANAAVVSFGWKAEAGVPLDEFPKANGKPSVKVGDKFEVWVEWLADDAKDVILSKDKAQKLRRFEELVGICEQGGPVEGTVLSRDGKGYHVDIGLPAFLPSNQASARRLERPDSIVGQTFNFEITEFKPEKMRITLSRKALSKQEDEAKRAATLERVKEGAVLTGTVKSVADYGAFVDLGGGVDGLLHVSQMSWTHINHPREVVKVGQELQVQVLKVDADAGKIGLGLRQLQENPWAHVAERFPAGATVEGTVSGFAEFGAFVELAPGVQGMIHVSEMSWAQKVKHPSDVLKEGEKVKAQVLQVDQEHHRLSLSMKALQANPWTVLAEKYPEGSTVHGTIRRITEFGLFVGLEDGIDGLVHVSELTWNGKVNHPNELYKEGQEVDALVVKVDTEDQRIGLSIKQLQPSPWKTFAAEHPVGSKLKARVTRVVDFGAFLEAAPGIEGLIHVSELSEEHVDRVANVVRVGQELEVQVIELDVGRRKVGFSVKAMTAISPEEYRKHMQQNDVKTTLGDVFRDKLTKKE; this is translated from the coding sequence GTGAGCGACACCCCGACCACCCCCACCACCTCGCCGACCCTCGAGGGCAGCATCGTCCCCGCGACGGTGGTGCGCGTCGACGCCAACGCGGCAGTCGTCTCGTTCGGCTGGAAAGCGGAGGCCGGCGTTCCCCTCGACGAGTTCCCCAAGGCGAACGGCAAGCCCAGCGTGAAGGTGGGCGACAAGTTCGAGGTCTGGGTGGAGTGGCTCGCCGACGACGCCAAGGACGTCATCCTCTCCAAGGACAAGGCCCAGAAGCTGCGCCGCTTCGAGGAGCTGGTCGGCATCTGCGAGCAGGGTGGCCCGGTGGAGGGCACCGTGCTCTCCCGCGACGGCAAGGGCTACCACGTGGACATCGGCCTGCCCGCGTTCCTCCCCAGCAACCAGGCCAGCGCGCGCCGCCTCGAGCGGCCCGACTCGATCGTCGGCCAGACGTTCAACTTCGAGATCACCGAGTTCAAGCCGGAGAAGATGCGCATCACCCTCTCGCGCAAGGCGCTCTCCAAGCAGGAGGACGAGGCCAAGCGCGCCGCCACCCTCGAGCGCGTGAAGGAAGGCGCGGTCCTCACCGGCACGGTGAAGTCCGTGGCAGACTACGGCGCGTTCGTGGATCTCGGCGGCGGCGTCGACGGCCTGTTGCACGTGAGCCAGATGAGCTGGACGCACATCAACCACCCGCGCGAAGTCGTCAAGGTGGGCCAGGAGCTCCAGGTCCAGGTGCTCAAGGTCGACGCCGACGCCGGCAAGATCGGCCTCGGCCTGCGCCAGCTTCAGGAAAACCCCTGGGCGCACGTGGCGGAGCGCTTCCCCGCCGGCGCGACCGTGGAAGGCACCGTCTCCGGCTTCGCGGAGTTCGGCGCGTTCGTGGAGCTCGCGCCCGGCGTGCAGGGGATGATCCACGTGTCCGAGATGTCGTGGGCGCAGAAGGTGAAGCACCCCTCCGACGTGCTCAAGGAGGGCGAGAAGGTGAAGGCCCAGGTCCTTCAGGTGGACCAGGAGCACCACCGGCTCTCGCTCTCGATGAAGGCGCTCCAGGCGAACCCGTGGACCGTCCTCGCGGAGAAGTACCCCGAGGGCAGCACGGTGCACGGCACCATCCGCCGCATCACCGAGTTCGGCCTCTTCGTGGGCCTCGAGGACGGCATCGACGGCCTGGTGCACGTGAGCGAGCTGACCTGGAACGGCAAGGTCAACCACCCGAACGAGCTCTACAAAGAGGGCCAGGAGGTCGACGCCCTCGTGGTGAAGGTGGACACCGAGGATCAGCGCATCGGGCTGAGCATCAAGCAGCTCCAGCCCAGCCCGTGGAAGACCTTCGCCGCGGAGCACCCGGTGGGCAGCAAGCTCAAGGCCCGCGTGACGCGCGTGGTGGACTTCGGCGCGTTCCTCGAGGCGGCGCCCGGCATCGAGGGCCTCATCCACGTGAGCGAGCTCAGCGAGGAGCACGTGGACCGCGTGGCCAACGTGGTGCGCGTGGGCCAGGAGCTCGAGGTTCAGGTGATCGAGCTCGATGTCGGCCGCCGCAAGGTGGGCTTCTCGGTGAAGGCCATGACGGCCATCAGCCCCGAGGAGTACCGCAAGCACATGCAGCAGAACGACGTGAAGACCACGCTCGGCGATGTGTTCCGCGACAAGTTGACGAAGAAGGAGTAG
- a CDS encoding SDR family oxidoreductase yields MSTTQRNPIALITGGSRGLGRSMALHLADRGVDVILTFKQNEKEALEVVKQVEAKGRKAVALRLDVADSRSFGAFAETVKAELGRRFQAERFDSLVNNAGSALYAPFTETTEAQLDEAYAVHFKAPYLLSQKLLPLIADGGRILNVSSGLARFSLPGSSGYGAMKGAVEVLTRYMARELAVRKITVNVIAPGAIATDFGGGHVRDNPELSKRVAEMTALGRVGEADDIGRAVAMLLSTDSGWITGQRIEASGGMIL; encoded by the coding sequence ATGAGCACGACGCAGCGCAACCCCATCGCCCTCATCACCGGCGGCAGCCGCGGGCTCGGCCGAAGCATGGCCCTGCACCTGGCCGACCGCGGCGTAGACGTGATCCTCACCTTCAAGCAGAACGAGAAGGAGGCGCTCGAGGTGGTGAAGCAGGTGGAGGCGAAGGGCCGCAAGGCCGTGGCGCTTCGCCTGGACGTGGCCGACTCGCGCAGCTTCGGCGCGTTCGCCGAGACGGTAAAGGCCGAGCTGGGCAGGCGCTTCCAGGCCGAGCGCTTCGACTCCCTGGTCAACAACGCGGGCAGCGCGCTCTACGCACCGTTCACCGAGACCACCGAGGCTCAGCTCGACGAGGCCTACGCGGTGCACTTCAAGGCGCCATACCTCCTCAGCCAGAAGCTGCTCCCGCTGATCGCCGACGGCGGGCGCATCCTCAACGTCTCCAGCGGGCTGGCGCGCTTCTCGTTGCCTGGATCGTCGGGCTACGGCGCGATGAAGGGAGCGGTGGAGGTGCTCACCCGCTACATGGCGCGTGAACTCGCGGTGCGGAAGATCACCGTGAACGTCATCGCGCCCGGCGCCATCGCCACCGACTTCGGCGGTGGGCACGTGCGCGACAACCCGGAGCTCAGCAAGCGCGTGGCGGAGATGACCGCGCTCGGCCGCGTGGGCGAGGCCGACGACATCGGCCGCGCGGTGGCCATGCTGCTCTCGACCGACTCGGGCTGGATCACCGGGCAGCGCATCGAGGCCTCGGGCGGGATGATTCTGTAG